A genomic window from Pirellulales bacterium includes:
- a CDS encoding ATP-binding protein, producing the protein MLSKWPIRDKLLVGLALLLVIVGTLSWGGLQGLYAYRALVRNLHGRVETELPLLNEFSKSVGDLRGALSASNIETGARGIAARSVSEDFKNRLAKLTAIFGSYRHQFGGDGPQRATCREIDRVVTRIAQAQDAEKWVVDGRVREQLNEDLRDLQQLSGKLLVDFQDAFGAVTDQARDEYRALIILTWVTSVTAAGMLALFVKLFYQWIFLPLRVLIDGSRRVASGEFTHRIHLAADDEMSELAGAMNDMTARFQAIRDDLNRQVQERTRQVVRSEQLASVGFLAAGVAHEINNPLASIALCAESLEGRMSDVVPVDGEEFKIVKKYLRMIQDEAFRCKDITERLLDFARIGNVKRQTTDLRELVQGVIDMVGHLGKYQEKHLELAPGAPLFALVNPQEIKQVVLNLLTNGLDSLDSGGHVRVALHEVDGQAEVTVTDDGCGMTPDVLEQIFKPFFTRRRNGQGTGLGLSIVHRIIEDHEGAIEAHSDGPGCGATFRVNFPLAHSQKEAEDRYQAA; encoded by the coding sequence TTGCTATCAAAGTGGCCCATACGCGACAAGCTCCTGGTGGGCTTGGCGCTGCTGCTGGTCATCGTCGGCACGCTCTCCTGGGGCGGGTTGCAGGGCCTGTACGCCTATCGGGCCTTGGTGCGCAATCTCCACGGCCGGGTCGAGACCGAGCTGCCGCTGTTGAACGAGTTCAGCAAGAGCGTTGGCGATTTGCGTGGCGCGCTGTCGGCCTCGAACATCGAGACCGGGGCCCGCGGCATTGCGGCCCGTAGTGTTAGCGAAGATTTCAAGAACCGGTTGGCAAAGCTGACCGCGATCTTTGGCAGCTATCGACATCAATTCGGCGGCGACGGGCCGCAACGGGCCACGTGTCGGGAGATCGATCGCGTCGTCACGCGTATTGCCCAGGCTCAGGACGCCGAGAAATGGGTCGTCGACGGCCGCGTCCGCGAACAATTGAACGAAGACCTGCGCGACCTGCAGCAGCTCTCGGGCAAGCTGCTGGTCGATTTCCAGGATGCCTTTGGCGCTGTCACGGATCAAGCGCGCGACGAATACCGGGCGCTGATCATTCTGACCTGGGTGACCAGCGTCACGGCGGCCGGCATGCTGGCCTTGTTCGTAAAGCTCTTTTATCAGTGGATATTCTTGCCGCTACGCGTGCTCATCGACGGTTCTCGCCGCGTGGCGTCGGGCGAGTTTACACATCGCATCCATCTGGCTGCTGATGACGAAATGTCTGAGCTGGCCGGCGCGATGAACGATATGACGGCGCGTTTCCAAGCGATTCGCGACGATCTGAATCGGCAGGTGCAAGAGCGCACCCGACAAGTCGTCCGTAGCGAACAGTTGGCCAGCGTCGGCTTTCTGGCCGCGGGCGTGGCGCACGAAATCAACAATCCGCTGGCCTCGATCGCCCTCTGCGCCGAGTCGCTGGAAGGACGCATGTCGGATGTCGTGCCGGTCGATGGCGAAGAGTTTAAGATCGTCAAGAAATACCTGCGGATGATTCAGGACGAGGCCTTCCGCTGCAAGGATATCACCGAGCGACTGCTCGACTTCGCCCGCATCGGTAATGTCAAACGGCAGACGACCGACCTGCGCGAGCTGGTGCAAGGCGTGATCGACATGGTCGGCCACCTGGGGAAGTATCAGGAAAAACATCTCGAGCTGGCGCCGGGCGCGCCGTTGTTCGCCCTGGTGAATCCGCAAGAGATCAAACAGGTCGTCTTGAACCTGTTGACCAACGGGCTGGACAGCCTGGACTCCGGCGGCCATGTGCGCGTCGCGTTGCACGAGGTGGACGGGCAGGCCGAGGTGACCGTCACGGATGATGGCTGTGGGATGACGCCGGACGTGCTGGAGCAAATCTTCAAGCCGTTCTTCACACGACGTCGCAATGGACAGGGGACGGGGCTGGGGCTGTCGATCGTGCATCGGATCATTGAGGATCACGAGGGGGCGATCGAAGCACATAGTGATGGGCCGGGATGCGGAGCCACTTTCCGCGTGAACTTCCCGCTTGCCCATAGTCAGAAGGAGGCCGAAGATCGCTACCAAGCCGCATAA
- a CDS encoding cupin domain-containing protein encodes MKVHHLNDVASAPVDMAGSNGCSVRWLIGEREGAPNFAMRQFEVEPGGHTPKHSHPYEHEVFILEGSGTILEGDIEHRFRAGDVIFVAPDDIHQFRNTGATPLKFLCLVPNSSKNAPIHQAPECGER; translated from the coding sequence ATGAAGGTTCATCACCTGAATGACGTCGCGAGCGCCCCGGTCGACATGGCCGGCTCGAATGGTTGCAGCGTTCGCTGGTTGATCGGCGAGCGCGAAGGCGCCCCGAATTTCGCGATGCGGCAATTCGAGGTCGAGCCCGGCGGGCACACGCCGAAGCACAGCCACCCCTACGAGCACGAGGTATTCATCCTCGAAGGGTCCGGCACGATCCTGGAAGGGGACATCGAACATCGCTTTCGCGCAGGGGACGTGATCTTCGTCGCGCCGGACGACATTCACCAGTTCCGCAACACCGGCGCAACGCCGCTGAAATTCTTATGCCTGGTGCCGAACTCGTCGAAAAACGCCCCCATCCACCAAGCCCCCGAATGCGGCGAGCGGTAA
- a CDS encoding polysaccharide deacetylase family protein: MIAKVLTPLVLCLALLSLTARAQGAEPAGKRYVIIHADDAGMSHSVNVATIDGMEKGIVSSASIMVPCPWFKEIATYAKAHPERDFGIHLTLNSEWKNYRWGPVAPRESVPSLIDSEGYLWGGVEDVARTAKAAEVETELRAQVQRALDFGVPVTHLDTHMGAVVSRPDLIEVYVKLGIEFKVPVFFIRALNVGIAATNPAVRARGMELVKMLDDNRLPVLDTMTQYYTGEDYETKKKMYLDAIRSTEPGVRYLIIHCGYNNEELQAITSSSQLRDNDRRVFTDPEVIDAVKKSGVEIVSWKQLRDLNPQKP, translated from the coding sequence ATGATTGCGAAAGTTCTTACGCCCCTGGTCCTCTGTCTGGCTTTGCTCTCGCTGACTGCGCGCGCTCAAGGCGCTGAGCCGGCCGGCAAGCGCTACGTGATCATCCATGCTGACGACGCCGGCATGTCGCACTCGGTCAATGTGGCCACGATCGACGGCATGGAAAAAGGCATCGTCTCCTCGGCCAGCATCATGGTCCCCTGCCCCTGGTTCAAAGAAATCGCGACCTATGCCAAGGCGCACCCCGAACGTGACTTCGGCATTCACCTGACGCTGAATAGCGAATGGAAGAACTATCGCTGGGGACCGGTCGCCCCGCGCGAGAGCGTGCCGAGCCTGATCGACAGCGAAGGATACCTGTGGGGCGGTGTCGAAGACGTGGCGCGCACGGCAAAAGCCGCCGAGGTCGAGACCGAGCTGCGGGCCCAGGTCCAACGGGCCCTCGATTTCGGCGTGCCGGTCACGCATCTCGACACGCACATGGGGGCCGTCGTCAGCCGCCCCGATCTGATCGAGGTTTACGTCAAGCTGGGCATCGAATTCAAGGTGCCGGTGTTCTTCATTCGCGCCCTGAACGTCGGCATCGCCGCCACGAATCCCGCCGTCCGGGCCCGCGGCATGGAACTGGTCAAAATGCTCGACGACAATCGCCTGCCGGTGCTCGACACCATGACGCAGTACTACACCGGCGAGGACTACGAAACGAAGAAAAAAATGTACCTCGACGCTATCCGCAGCACCGAGCCCGGCGTCCGCTACCTGATCATCCACTGCGGCTACAACAATGAAGAACTGCAGGCGATTACCTCCAGCTCGCAGCTGCGCGACAATGATCGCCGCGTCTTTACCGATCCGGAAGTGATCGACGCGGTCAAGAAATCGGGCGTCGAGATCGTGTCGTGGAAACAACTGCGCGACTTGAATCCGCAGAAGCCCTAA
- a CDS encoding Gfo/Idh/MocA family oxidoreductase → MAKRVTKHSRQAGAMDRRRFLGTAAMAGAATFAAPAFLRGRNLNDKLNIAVIGCGGRGASNMQSVATENIVALCDVNADNLGQGAAAHPQARRYADFRELYEHAGNFDAVVVSTCEHTHAFATLPALQLGKHVYCEKPLTHNVAEARVIRQAAARTSVATQMGTQIHAGDNYRRVVELVQTGAIGPVREVHVWVGRAWGWQPHEADAKQAGDIVYSNSRPTATDPIPAGLSWDLWLGPAPERAFNNVYFPGPKWYRWWAFGNGTMSDLGSHWIDLPFWALDLQAPLSIEAQGPAPHAEIAPASMQVTYQYGPRDKAPALELTWYQGSHKPKMWHDGAIPQWDSGVLFVGDQGMLLSNYDKHQLLPEEKFVGFTPPVPFIPKSLGHHAEWLHACKTGDATTCNFEYAGRLTEANHLGNVAYRAGQRIEWDAANLRIPNCANAEQFLHRDYRPGWKLA, encoded by the coding sequence ATGGCGAAGCGTGTTACCAAACATTCGCGCCAGGCGGGGGCGATGGACCGTCGCCGCTTTCTGGGCACGGCCGCCATGGCCGGCGCCGCGACCTTTGCCGCGCCGGCCTTCCTGCGGGGCAGGAACCTGAACGACAAGCTCAACATCGCGGTGATCGGCTGCGGCGGGCGCGGCGCCAGCAATATGCAGTCGGTGGCGACGGAGAACATCGTCGCCTTGTGCGATGTGAATGCCGACAATCTGGGGCAGGGCGCCGCAGCGCATCCCCAGGCACGCCGGTATGCCGACTTTCGCGAGTTGTACGAACATGCCGGCAATTTTGACGCCGTGGTGGTTAGCACCTGCGAGCACACGCACGCGTTTGCCACTTTGCCTGCGTTGCAATTGGGCAAGCATGTTTATTGCGAGAAGCCGCTGACGCACAACGTGGCCGAGGCGCGCGTTATTCGCCAAGCGGCCGCGCGAACGAGCGTCGCTACGCAGATGGGGACGCAGATTCACGCGGGGGACAACTATCGCCGCGTGGTCGAGCTGGTTCAAACCGGCGCGATCGGTCCGGTACGTGAAGTTCATGTTTGGGTGGGCCGCGCCTGGGGGTGGCAGCCCCATGAAGCCGACGCCAAGCAGGCCGGCGACATTGTCTACAGCAACAGCCGTCCGACCGCGACGGATCCGATCCCGGCAGGACTGAGTTGGGACCTATGGCTCGGGCCAGCGCCCGAGCGGGCTTTCAACAACGTCTACTTTCCCGGGCCGAAGTGGTATCGCTGGTGGGCCTTTGGCAATGGCACCATGAGCGATCTAGGCAGCCATTGGATCGACCTGCCGTTCTGGGCGCTCGACTTGCAGGCTCCGCTATCGATCGAAGCGCAGGGGCCGGCACCGCATGCGGAAATCGCGCCGGCCTCGATGCAGGTCACGTACCAATATGGCCCGCGTGACAAGGCGCCGGCGCTCGAACTGACCTGGTATCAGGGAAGTCATAAACCGAAGATGTGGCACGACGGCGCCATTCCGCAATGGGACAGCGGCGTGTTGTTCGTCGGCGATCAAGGGATGCTGCTGTCTAATTACGACAAGCATCAACTCTTGCCGGAAGAGAAATTCGTGGGCTTCACGCCCCCCGTGCCGTTCATTCCCAAGTCGCTTGGGCATCACGCCGAATGGTTGCACGCCTGCAAGACCGGCGATGCGACGACGTGCAACTTCGAATACGCCGGCCGTCTGACCGAAGCCAATCATTTGGGCAACGTGGCCTATCGCGCGGGACAGCGGATCGAATGGGACGCGGCCAACCTGCGGATCCCGAACTGTGCGAATGCCGAGCAGTTCCTGCACCGCGACTATCGCCCCGGCTGGAAACTGGCCTAA
- the ligA gene encoding NAD-dependent DNA ligase LigA — MSKDVKPEIERLREQIRYHDRKYYVEAEPEISDTEYDRLIDRLKKLESDHPALITSDSPTQRVGEQPVDSLNSIEHPRPMLSIDNTYSVDELREYGARVAKLLPDETVEWVVELKIDGVAVSLMYEKGHLKYGATRGNGVVGDDITHNIRTVLGVPLKLHGSHVPPVLEVRGEVYMTNADLVRLNQQQAEKGDKLFANSRNVAAGTVRMLDPRICAQRRLRLFCHGVGEVEGLRAKTHMEFLREIRGYGLPATPLVECFDTFDGAIAHCETLIERLHELEFEIDGLVLKVNRFDQREKLGSTSKSPRWLIAYKFEKYEGTTKVNHIRVQVGKTGAITPVADLEPIELAGTTVSRASLHNAEEVERKDVRVGDVVVVEKAGKIIPHIVRVEKHLREKQLRKFHFPEKCPECDTPVVKDEGGVYIRCPNPSCPAQVKERLRYFASRNAMDIEGLGDKLVDQLVNDGLVKGYGDLYRLSLDQLNDLERMGKKSSENLLAGIEASKSRGLARLLNALAIRHVGARVAAVLADHYGSMTEILAAEEEELSEVNEIGPVIAHSVHEFLHSAAGQSVIKELDKLGLKMTSPKSKVAAAAATGPLAGKTLVVTGTLENYHREEIEELIVQLGGRASGSVSKKTDYVVAGTKAGSKLEKAEKLGVKVLTEAEFNKLIGR, encoded by the coding sequence ATGTCGAAAGACGTTAAGCCCGAGATCGAACGTCTGCGCGAGCAGATTCGCTACCACGATCGGAAGTATTACGTCGAGGCCGAGCCTGAAATCTCGGACACGGAATATGACCGGCTGATCGACCGGCTGAAGAAGCTCGAATCCGACCACCCGGCACTGATCACGTCCGATAGCCCCACGCAACGCGTTGGCGAGCAGCCGGTCGATTCGCTGAATTCGATCGAGCATCCCCGGCCTATGCTCTCGATCGATAACACCTACAGTGTCGACGAGCTGCGCGAATACGGCGCCCGCGTCGCCAAGCTCCTGCCGGATGAAACGGTCGAGTGGGTCGTCGAACTGAAGATCGACGGCGTGGCCGTCTCGCTGATGTATGAAAAGGGCCACCTGAAATACGGCGCCACGCGCGGTAACGGCGTTGTCGGCGACGATATCACGCACAACATCCGCACCGTGCTGGGCGTACCCCTCAAGCTGCATGGCTCCCACGTCCCACCTGTTTTGGAAGTGCGCGGCGAGGTTTATATGACCAACGCCGACCTGGTCCGGTTGAACCAGCAACAGGCCGAAAAAGGGGACAAGCTGTTCGCCAACAGCCGCAACGTCGCCGCCGGCACCGTGCGCATGCTCGACCCCAGGATCTGTGCCCAGCGCCGGCTGCGTCTCTTCTGCCACGGCGTCGGCGAGGTCGAAGGATTGCGTGCCAAGACGCACATGGAGTTTCTTCGCGAAATCCGCGGCTATGGGCTGCCCGCCACGCCCTTGGTGGAATGCTTCGACACGTTCGACGGAGCCATCGCGCATTGCGAGACGCTGATTGAACGACTGCACGAGCTGGAATTCGAAATCGATGGCCTGGTCTTGAAGGTGAATCGCTTCGACCAGCGCGAAAAGCTCGGCAGCACGTCCAAAAGTCCACGCTGGCTGATCGCCTACAAGTTCGAAAAATACGAGGGCACGACCAAGGTCAACCATATCCGCGTCCAGGTGGGCAAAACCGGCGCAATTACCCCTGTCGCCGATCTGGAACCAATCGAGCTGGCTGGCACCACGGTCAGCCGCGCCAGCCTGCACAACGCCGAAGAAGTCGAACGCAAGGACGTCCGCGTCGGCGATGTCGTGGTCGTCGAAAAGGCGGGCAAGATCATTCCGCACATCGTGCGCGTCGAAAAGCATCTGCGCGAAAAGCAGCTACGGAAATTTCACTTCCCCGAGAAATGCCCCGAGTGTGACACGCCCGTCGTCAAGGACGAAGGGGGTGTTTACATTCGCTGCCCGAATCCCAGTTGCCCCGCCCAGGTCAAAGAGCGCCTGCGTTATTTCGCCAGCCGCAACGCGATGGATATCGAAGGTCTAGGGGACAAGCTGGTGGACCAATTGGTCAACGATGGCCTGGTCAAAGGCTACGGAGATCTGTACCGGCTCTCTCTCGACCAGCTGAACGATCTGGAACGGATGGGCAAGAAATCATCCGAAAACTTGCTGGCCGGCATCGAGGCCAGCAAATCGCGCGGCCTGGCGCGGCTGCTGAATGCGCTGGCGATTCGCCACGTTGGCGCACGCGTGGCGGCCGTGCTGGCCGATCATTACGGCTCGATGACCGAGATCCTGGCGGCCGAGGAGGAAGAACTGTCCGAGGTCAACGAGATCGGCCCGGTCATCGCCCACAGCGTGCATGAATTCCTGCACAGCGCGGCCGGCCAAAGCGTGATCAAAGAGCTGGACAAGCTGGGCCTGAAGATGACCTCGCCCAAGTCCAAGGTCGCCGCGGCAGCCGCCACAGGTCCGCTGGCCGGCAAGACCTTGGTCGTTACCGGGACGCTCGAAAACTACCATCGCGAAGAAATCGAGGAGCTGATCGTGCAACTCGGCGGCCGCGCCTCGGGCAGCGTCTCGAAAAAGACTGACTACGTCGTAGCCGGCACCAAGGCGGGAAGTAAACTCGAAAAAGCCGAAAAGCTGGGCGTCAAAGTCCTGACCGAGGCGGAATTCAACAAGCTGATCGGGCGATAA
- a CDS encoding sigma-54 dependent transcriptional regulator, translating to MKLLFADDEKGLQDLMSLELPRMGHEVTVCPNGLTAAAALERNTYDCILVDLDMPGMNGIEVIGRAKKLAPDTEAVVLTGKSSLETAVSALRHGAFDYLTKPCKLVELEGLLSRVAEKRELTNKYRALKRQVERLEGGSQLVGNSQQMDKIRDLIAKVAPTNSTVLVRGETGTGKELAARAVHDQSLRCEMPFVVVNCGALPESLIESELFGHRKGAFTGADEHRIGLFEVANGGTIFLDEIGELPKAMQAKLLRVLESGEIRRVGDNESHIVDVRVVCATHRDLEEMVTEGNFREDLMYRINTFEVQLPPLRQRSNDIGALALHLMRRFRPHLRPGDEAFTPDAVRALEGHVWPGNVRELANVVEHAAILCDDGPISAAHLPMNFGHRRLQGPHFKTVMPQTLQEIEMQAIQQTLERHQGQKPKAAKELGISLKTLYNKLNQASQLEESA from the coding sequence CTGAAGCTGCTTTTTGCCGACGACGAAAAGGGTTTGCAGGACTTGATGAGCCTCGAGCTGCCTCGCATGGGGCACGAGGTCACGGTATGCCCCAACGGACTCACGGCGGCGGCAGCGCTCGAACGTAATACGTACGACTGCATCCTGGTCGATCTCGACATGCCAGGCATGAACGGCATCGAGGTTATCGGCCGGGCGAAGAAGCTCGCACCCGACACCGAGGCCGTGGTGCTGACCGGCAAGTCGTCGCTCGAGACGGCGGTCTCGGCGCTGCGCCATGGGGCTTTCGACTATTTGACCAAGCCCTGCAAGCTAGTCGAGTTGGAGGGATTGCTCTCGCGGGTCGCCGAAAAGCGCGAGCTGACGAATAAGTACCGAGCCCTGAAGCGGCAGGTCGAGCGCCTGGAAGGGGGCTCGCAACTGGTCGGCAATTCGCAGCAGATGGACAAGATTCGCGACCTGATCGCGAAAGTGGCGCCCACGAATTCGACGGTACTGGTGCGCGGCGAGACCGGCACCGGCAAGGAACTGGCGGCTCGGGCCGTGCACGATCAGAGCTTGCGCTGCGAGATGCCCTTTGTCGTGGTCAATTGCGGAGCCTTGCCCGAGAGCTTGATCGAAAGCGAATTATTTGGGCATCGCAAAGGAGCATTCACCGGCGCGGACGAACATCGCATCGGTCTGTTCGAAGTGGCCAACGGCGGCACGATCTTTTTGGACGAGATCGGCGAATTGCCCAAGGCGATGCAGGCCAAGTTGCTGCGCGTGCTGGAGAGCGGCGAGATCCGCCGCGTCGGCGACAACGAATCGCACATCGTGGACGTGCGCGTGGTCTGTGCCACGCATCGTGACCTGGAAGAAATGGTCACCGAAGGAAACTTCCGCGAAGACTTGATGTACCGCATCAACACGTTCGAGGTGCAGTTGCCGCCGCTCCGGCAGCGCTCGAACGATATCGGGGCGCTAGCTCTGCACCTGATGCGTCGTTTCCGGCCGCATTTGCGCCCCGGGGACGAAGCGTTCACGCCCGACGCGGTGCGAGCGCTGGAAGGGCACGTCTGGCCTGGCAACGTGCGCGAGCTGGCCAACGTCGTGGAACATGCGGCAATTCTGTGCGACGACGGACCGATTTCGGCGGCGCATCTGCCGATGAACTTTGGGCATCGCCGGCTGCAAGGTCCGCATTTCAAGACGGTCATGCCGCAGACGCTGCAAGAGATTGAAATGCAGGCGATCCAGCAAACCCTGGAACGTCATCAGGGACAAAAGCCGAAGGCCGCCAAGGAACTGGGGATCAGCTTGAAGACGCTGTACAACAAGCTGAACCAGGCGAGCCAGTTGGAAGAGTCGGCGTAG
- a CDS encoding tyrosine-protein phosphatase codes for MAALATSPHTLRRRFKLFATITVAIALAATGYHFLWRQHVKRFQVIRPGVLYRVAQPSELGMRYLVDRHHVKTVLNLRLEDDHLRRGMLAVGAPTGDLESRFVADLGIRSLQWGMGREACWPWVSPWQFDEFYRLFDNPDNFPIAIHCVSGRHRTGTIAALFRLEYDRWPIERVLAEMYSFSFGPPIPLQEMNLRTYVPRPLPNDDEWQSLRNRWAPCMKDDLVPAYTAFVQHLRMNADQSLVHRVLDEQLSRNAPFALPLAERLIDTPDNPSALAALTAAKSCLAKATSADATVEQPAYTDLMSAASLVADLGTTEDQEQLIAQLRQASHEPLASATFQALAAGVANRYTGNRVPFLAALLDETHVMPGTGSVPVRYCDMAVAHLSAILDQRLINVGSTPTPADWESARQQAKNWLEAHPQGMQARRIEQPVNPAFVR; via the coding sequence ATGGCTGCACTCGCCACATCGCCTCACACGCTGCGCCGCCGCTTTAAGCTCTTCGCCACGATCACAGTTGCGATCGCACTCGCCGCGACGGGCTACCACTTTCTGTGGCGGCAGCACGTCAAACGTTTTCAAGTCATCCGGCCGGGCGTTTTGTACCGCGTCGCACAGCCCAGCGAGCTCGGCATGCGGTACCTGGTCGATCGGCATCACGTAAAGACTGTGCTGAACCTGCGACTCGAGGACGATCACCTGCGCCGCGGCATGCTGGCCGTTGGCGCGCCGACGGGTGACCTCGAATCGCGCTTCGTTGCCGACCTCGGGATCCGCTCACTGCAATGGGGGATGGGACGCGAGGCTTGCTGGCCGTGGGTCAGTCCCTGGCAATTCGACGAGTTCTATCGACTCTTCGATAACCCGGACAACTTTCCCATCGCCATCCACTGCGTCAGCGGGCGACATCGCACGGGCACCATCGCGGCGCTGTTTCGCCTGGAATACGATCGCTGGCCCATCGAGCGCGTGCTCGCCGAGATGTATTCGTTCAGCTTCGGGCCACCAATTCCATTGCAGGAAATGAACCTGCGGACGTACGTGCCTCGGCCCCTTCCCAACGACGATGAATGGCAATCTCTGCGCAACAGATGGGCTCCGTGCATGAAAGATGATCTGGTGCCGGCCTACACGGCGTTCGTACAGCATTTACGCATGAACGCCGACCAGTCGCTCGTTCACCGAGTCCTTGATGAGCAACTCTCGCGCAACGCCCCGTTCGCACTCCCCTTGGCCGAACGTCTGATTGATACGCCCGACAATCCCTCGGCATTGGCAGCGTTAACGGCAGCAAAGAGTTGCCTGGCTAAGGCGACGTCCGCCGATGCAACCGTCGAGCAACCGGCCTACACGGATCTGATGTCGGCCGCATCGCTCGTAGCTGATTTAGGTACGACCGAGGATCAAGAGCAACTCATTGCACAACTCCGCCAGGCGTCGCACGAACCGCTGGCCAGCGCGACGTTTCAGGCGCTCGCGGCAGGCGTTGCCAATCGTTACACCGGCAACCGCGTTCCCTTCCTGGCCGCGCTCTTGGACGAAACGCACGTCATGCCTGGTACCGGCAGCGTCCCGGTTCGCTATTGCGACATGGCCGTGGCACATCTGTCGGCCATCCTCGATCAACGCCTGATCAACGTCGGTTCGACCCCCACGCCCGCCGATTGGGAATCAGCCCGGCAGCAAGCGAAGAACTGGCTCGAAGCGCATCCACAAGGGATGCAAGCTAGACGAATCGAGCAACCCGTTAACCCAGCGTTCGTCCGCTGA
- a CDS encoding aminotransferase class I/II-fold pyridoxal phosphate-dependent enzyme, translating to MTRHAQAADAPGLSTVAVHGGEDRQKVGDAITDPIFCASTYTFASTQAVIDFIEQKQPREEYGRYGNPSEKVVERKLAALEGGESALLFSTGMSAIVGLLMSKLSAGDEVVFFDECYHRSREFCTKHLARFGVVTRQVRACDYEAMDAAITPKTKLLISESPTNPHLSVVDLDRFVDIGRRRGVETLIDATLGTPYNIRPLAAGVDYVLHSATKYLAGHNDLLAGVIISTAEKLEPVRNLRGIMGAINSPHNIYLLERGLKTFELRIERHNQNGQAVAEFLANHPRVEKVYYPGLPSHPYHAVAKKTMRGFGGLVTFLVKGADWQATARVVDAVRLPRIAPSLGGVESLIEQPLVMSYFSLTPEERRRFGIPDNMIRLSCGVENTEDLVADLAQALEQA from the coding sequence ATGACCAGGCACGCGCAAGCGGCGGACGCGCCGGGATTGTCGACCGTAGCGGTTCACGGCGGCGAGGATCGCCAAAAGGTCGGCGATGCGATTACCGACCCGATTTTCTGTGCTTCGACGTACACCTTTGCGTCGACGCAGGCGGTAATCGATTTCATCGAGCAGAAGCAGCCGCGCGAGGAGTACGGCCGTTACGGCAACCCCAGCGAGAAAGTGGTCGAGCGCAAGCTGGCCGCGCTCGAGGGGGGGGAATCGGCTCTGCTGTTTTCGACCGGCATGTCGGCGATTGTCGGCCTGCTGATGTCGAAATTGAGCGCCGGCGATGAAGTTGTGTTCTTTGATGAGTGTTATCACCGTAGCCGTGAATTCTGTACCAAGCATCTGGCTCGCTTCGGCGTGGTGACGCGGCAAGTGCGGGCGTGCGATTACGAGGCGATGGACGCGGCGATCACGCCCAAGACGAAACTGCTGATCAGCGAATCGCCGACGAACCCGCATTTGAGCGTCGTGGATCTCGACCGGTTCGTCGATATCGGCCGACGTCGTGGCGTGGAAACTTTGATCGATGCTACGCTCGGCACGCCGTACAACATTCGTCCGTTGGCCGCCGGCGTCGATTACGTGCTGCACTCGGCCACCAAGTATTTGGCAGGGCATAACGATCTGTTGGCCGGGGTGATCATTTCGACGGCCGAAAAGCTCGAGCCAGTGCGCAACCTGCGCGGCATCATGGGAGCCATCAACTCACCGCATAACATTTACCTGCTCGAACGTGGCTTGAAGACCTTCGAGCTGCGGATTGAGCGGCATAATCAAAACGGCCAGGCCGTGGCTGAGTTTCTGGCCAACCATCCGCGCGTCGAGAAGGTTTACTATCCCGGCCTGCCGAGCCATCCCTACCATGCCGTGGCCAAGAAGACGATGCGCGGCTTTGGCGGCCTGGTGACATTCCTGGTGAAGGGGGCCGATTGGCAGGCGACGGCGCGCGTGGTCGACGCCGTACGGTTGCCACGCATCGCACCCAGCTTGGGAGGCGTTGAATCGCTGATCGAGCAGCCGCTGGTGATGAGCTATTTCAGCCTGACGCCCGAGGAGCGACGCCGGTTCGGCATTCCGGACAATATGATCCGGCTGTCGTGCGGCGTGGAGAATACCGAGGACCTGGTGGCCGACCTGGCGCAGGCGCTCGAGCAGGCGTGA
- a CDS encoding peroxiredoxin, which translates to MKFAALLSLFVAGTFVAAAQAELKEGDQAPDFTMKGTDGKTYKLSDLKGKQAVVLAWFPKAKTPGCTLECKSFREFGKDLRGYDVAYFTASTDTPEFNKEFSDMLSLDFPILSDPEKSVAKAYGVVDEKRPFPQRWTFYIGKDGKILHIDKEVKTAAHGKDVAAKLDELKVTKK; encoded by the coding sequence ATGAAATTCGCCGCATTGCTGTCGTTGTTTGTTGCCGGGACGTTTGTCGCCGCGGCCCAGGCTGAGTTGAAGGAAGGGGATCAGGCCCCTGATTTCACGATGAAGGGGACCGACGGTAAGACATACAAGCTGAGCGACCTGAAGGGCAAGCAGGCCGTCGTACTGGCTTGGTTCCCCAAGGCAAAGACGCCGGGCTGCACGCTGGAGTGCAAGTCGTTCCGCGAGTTCGGCAAGGATCTACGCGGCTACGATGTGGCCTATTTTACGGCCAGCACCGACACGCCCGAGTTCAACAAGGAATTCTCCGACATGCTCTCGCTCGATTTTCCAATTCTCAGCGATCCTGAGAAGAGCGTGGCCAAGGCCTATGGCGTGGTCGACGAGAAGCGTCCGTTCCCACAACGCTGGACGTTCTACATCGGCAAGGATGGCAAGATCCTGCACATCGACAAGGAAGTGAAGACGGCCGCTCATGGTAAGGACGTCGCCGCCAAGCTCGACGAGCTGAAAGTGACCAAGAAATAG